The genomic region ACTATGTGTATGAATGATTTCCTGTgaaacagtaaacaaacaaatgagacAGCAGTGTTTGTATAAAAACAGCCTTTCCATACTTACTtaagcaagggccttgctttatgaagGCTGCCGTCTTgcaccgccatgtttctacgggAGCTTGAAGGGACAAACCAGGCCGAGAGTGCGTTTTGAACCAGAAACGTACTAAGCAGACAATGCTTGAATAGAGGAGTGAGGGAAGGCGACTTGCACTTGTTCCAATCTTCATTTCCagcagtagatgtcactaattattacacactggacctctgAGGCATATTTTTGCAGCAGTCTCACTGGCATCATCGATTGTAATCCTTTGTAaaggaattagtgacatctaatggtgagactgcagattgcagaAATATTTTCTCTAAATATTTATGTCTTTTAGAACCCTGCACCCCATTGCagtttatgtaaaataaataataaaatctcaTAGTCTGACATTAATCACTTTTATGTACTTTTGGGTTAACCCTGGCAATATGCTGCCTTTTCCCCTTACACTTTTCAGATATTTTGGACAAAATCTTAAATTAATAATGCAAATAATATGCAGATCTAGTGTAGTAAACAATGTAcaccttttgttttcttaagggtggtttattttaattctgtttaTAATATGAACAGGACTCTATAATCGATGATATCCATATGTGTAAACCCAACATCGCTACACCTGTTAAGTCATTCCCGCAATAGGCTGTTGAGGGAATGAGCCCCGTCACTCGCTGCCGATATTTCCTTTGACCATGATTTCTGAAGCCTTCTTTTAAATATACTGCAAGGATTGTACAGAATATAGAAAGTCACACGTTGAACTAAAGTACACACATTTATACTTTATCCCTGGTTTGAACCAACACATAAGTCGCAACTTTGAGGCTACGTATATTCATCTGCTGAACTTGTGGTCTGGACCAGGAAGAGGCTAGAATCCCGGGAGGATGTTACAAGGCCAATTCttcttccaaaaaaataaaaataaagcagtaataactggagaaaaaaaacaatacttttgtTAGATCTATCACACAGTAACTAATGCAGCTAGTTTGTGGCAAGTAAGCAAGCCAACGCTCGTTTTGTCGGGTTGTGACAATCGATCGGGAACTGAAATTAAAGTGCTTGCCAAATACAGCAAGCTCATTCATAGTGAATACAAAAGCATGTAACATAAGCACTATACAGTTTTTCAATGTTTACATAAGCGTATACACACAAATCTATAATATAACAGAGTTGACTATGCCATGAATCAGTAGtcataaatattacattgtGCATATTCTATTGCACATGTCAAGTGTATGTATGACATGATAGGTATGGGTTAGTTACCTAgatgtcattgttttaataCAAAGATGCAACAACACAGATTTCATAGGACACAGGCTATACATGTTCACaaatccactgttttttttcttcttcttcttcttcttcttacaatGATCTCCTAAATAAACCAAAACTATAATACAACAGTGATATCCAAGTGTGATAAATATTCATGCACAAACAGATGATAACTACCTAAGATCTAGTATGTGAAAATATACTGCTGCACAAGCCAGCCGCTGCATACTGAcgggagggtttttttttcgtctACACGAGAcatgaaatgaacaaaaacacaagaggagtgatcggttaaaaacaaaacaaacacaaaaaaaaaggcacgtGGATTTTTAAAAAGGAGCTTGACATGAGCACAACCGTTATCTGACGACTGCCTGAAACTTCATCTCCACTCACTCAACAACAGAATCAACAGCCACAAAACAGACGACCACATGCAACCACAGAATAAGGTCCCACACTCGGCACTGGACAAAATCAAGATCTTCCCACATGTGACGTTAAAAACCGTTTTCACACCCTGCACGTGTTCAGAAAGAAGAGGGATCCTGATCCACTTTGTTGAGTTACTGTGTTTTGCCTTTTACTCGGTGAGGGATGAGGATGAACAGAGTCTTACAAGTCTTACTAGAAATTATCAAAGATAATTAATGGGTGAACGTTTTTAACTACAAATGGGTGAGTGGAGGCTGGCACACGTTGCTTTGAGAGGAAAGAAGTCTACAATGTAGCGCGGGGACTGGAGAGTGTCACAACTCATGGAATGCACGGAGCTTCAGAAAAACTCTCCCCCTCTGCGGTGTGTTGAACCGTGTGCTCCTGCAAAGCTGTGAGGTCAACAAAACGCTCCCCACACCATACACACTTAAACTGCGTCTCCCGCGAGTGCACGCTCTGGTGCTTGGCCAGGTGCTCGCGCTGCTTGAAGCTCTTGTCGCAGCTGGCGCACTTGAAAGGCTTCTCCCCGGTGTGAACTCGGCGATGGCGCTGCAGCTCGGACGAGTACCTGAAGCGCTTTTCACAGTCGGGACATTTCAGTGGCTTCTCCCGGGTCGGGTCGCAACGGTGCTGGACGAACTCGGACGACGAAACAAAGCGCTTGTCGCACAGGGAGCATTTCAGCGGTTTCTCTGTGCAGTGAGAGTTCTGGTGGCGCTGCAGAGTCGAATTCTTTTTGTAGCCTTTGCCACACACGTCGCACTTGTAGGGCTTCTCCACTTCACCACCACACTTGTGCCTAAGCAGTTCTCCTGACTGGCTGAAAGACTTCTGGCAGGACGCACATTTGAAAAGACTCTCCATACCGTGAACCTGCTGGTGGTAAAGCAGGTGAGACGGCTGAAGGAATCCCTTATCGCAGAGGTTACACTTAAAAGGGCGATCAGCTGGATTTTTATGAGTGCGGCGGTGGCGTACGAGAGCGTACTGCTGCTTAAAGCTCATCTGGCACTCCTCACACTGGAAAGGTCGCTCCTCAGAGTGGGTGCGCTCATGTTGCCGGAGGTCGGAAGGCCGCTTGAAGCTCTTTCCACAGGAACCACAGCGGAACGGCCTCTCGCCCTCAGGCTGGCATTGATGGTGCAGGAGCTCGGACGACTCTTTAAAGTGCATCTCGCACAAATTGCACTTGAAAAGGTGCTCGCCCGAATGAGCGTACATGTGCCGCACGAGGTGAGAGCGGTGCTTAAAGCTCTTCTCGCAGACGGCACATTTGTACGGCCGCTCAGAGCTGTGAGTGCGCTGGTGGTGTGCCAGGTGTGAAGACTGGCTGAAGCTTTTATCGCACGTGTCACATTTGTATGGCTTTTCACCGGTGTGCACTCGTTCGTGGCGGGTCAGCTCTGACAGATGCCTGAATGCCTTGTGGCACACTGAGCATTTGTACGGCCTGTCCGGGGCAGAGGCTTCAAACGAAGGCGGTGACGAGGCACTGATGACGCCGCCGCCACCGGATGACTCTCCGGTGGAGGGTTGCTGAGGGTTGGCAGCTGACGAGGTTGGGGTGACGTTTCCAGACCCGGGCCGGTAGGTCTTCTCACAGATGGAGCACTTCATCGGGTTGTTTCCGTTGCCGTGCGAGTTGTGATGCTGAGCCAAGGACGTGAGCAGCGAGAAGCCCATTTTACACACACCGCACACAAAAGGCTTCTGCTCCACCTGCACACACTGATGCTCGAGCAGGTCCGTCGCCTGGCTGAAGATCTTCATGCACTGCGTACACTGGAAGGAGCGGTCCTGGGTCACCATGCACTGGTGCTCGTGAGGGTTGGCCAGGTGTGAGATGTCATGACCGCAGGCTCCACATTTGTGCCCTCTCTCGCCCCCTACCTGTAGGCCCGGCTGCTGGGCTTGAACCGCGTGCTGCTGGCCGTTATGCGGCTGCTGCAGGGTGGCATCCGGCTGCAGGACCACACCGTACACGGTGCAGCCCAGTGGGTTGTCGGCCGTCTGGGCCAGCGTGTGCACAACAGAGGGTGGAGCCACTgcgtgttgctgctgctgccacgcCTCCGTCATCCTTCCACTTCGCATGCAGGGACTCAGTGCTCAGGAGATTCTGGAGGGTGGATGTGGTTGGAGAAATACAGGTGGCCCACCGAGAGAAGCCGAGTGCTATTTCTGCGTTTACACACCTCCTCTGAGATAAGTAAGAAAACCTGCAGGGAAAACCAAAGAACAATAATATGAACAGTATGACTACATAAAGGACATCGCCATCATTATTTTTCAAAGTTAATACAGGACGCTAATATAACAGTCCAgaagggctgcaactaaggattattatcataattgatTATTCTGTTGCATATCAtaacttgtttggtccgtaaaatgttgaaaaaccattacgtggaaatgatgaatgTTCTCAGTGAGTCAGTGTTAATGATTTTTCCTTATATGCAGCGaagaaaccagcaaatattcacatttaagaagctgaaaaatcagaaaacttgccCTACAGTCCAGTACATTTCTGCATTACATAGATCAGTCTAATGTAATGAGAATTATAATACGTCATTTTAAGTCTCTCATATGTGAGAACTGGTGGCattacacaattatacattCAATATTTCGCAGGCGTGGATGGAAACCTTACAATTTAAAGGTTTCACATTGTAAACTAGACTAGAGGTAGATAAATTAATAAGCCGGATATTGCCATTAGCCACTTATTATTTATGAATAGGGCAATTATAACAAATTATGCATTTTATgctaacaattttttttacatccaaaAGTTTATTTATGTTACAACTTGTTTTGTGCATTCAATAGTTTATACATAATTCTTTATTAAAAATACTGTGGATAATTGCACTGCAGTACAGGCATAAAATGTAGATGAGTGAGAGACCATTAGTGTCGTTCAATAAAAGGTTCCTGAATTTTTTTGGAATCTTTGTTAACATCATTATAATAACAGTTATATTTCATCGGATAAAAGAATCAGCCAAATATATGGAAAAAGCCATATTGACCCCTTAATGTTATTTACTGTGAAAATATACTTTGTACTTGGAAGCATCATTATCTCTTATTACGAATCAGTGCAGAAAAATCAAGAAAAACCCATCTCATCCATCAGTATTTGCCTCGTGCTCATACTAAGTTAAATACATGTTAATTTGAGGACTAAGACGACAACAGCACTAACAGAGtggtaaatattaaaatgtatgaaTGATTTTTCCATCACAATCAGCCGGAGAGGCGCTGAGAAACAGCTGATTTCTGCAGTGCATCTCTATCTCCACAGTTGTACCACAGAGTAAGGGCTACCGCACTTAATGTGGATGCCCCCCtaccaccaccgccaccgctGGACTTAATGAGTTCTGTATGAAACAGACACACTTGTTCCacgtgattttatttttcaaagaaaaactaTCACGCAAAGATGCTTTTTTATGCACGATTAAATCGTGGCCCTCTGGCTGCAACAATCtctctgattttccagcttcctaaatgtgaatatttccttgtACATTTAAtatgataaaatgaaaaaaatacagtaagaAAGATTTAGGTtcaggacaaaacaagacacttgagaacACAATTTTCCAGACAAACCAACTTAGTCAAACATGAAATTAATCATTGAATCTATTTCATCGAATTATTGATACAAAACAAGATCATTTAATTTTGATAATCAACGCGTGTATAAGTGAGTATTTTCTGATTTcattgctccatacaacaaagaaccataacatagcatattttttgttttgggaCAGACTGAGACATTAGAAAACATTATTATTCCAAATATTTGAGAACACCGAGCACCATTCTTTTACGTTTTCTGGTATTTTATGAACCAACCAACTTATTGATGaatcgagaaaaaaaacagcaatcgaacatgaaaataatcagtagTCGCAGCCCTAATCTAAAGTCCAATTAATTTTTCTTAAAAGAATTAAAGTCAtacaaaaaagacaattaaacTAGAAAATGTGGCTGCAATCGGTTATTAATCAACTACTGATTTCATCATCAACTACTTTGATCATCGACTTGAGTGTCTTTTAAAAATAgaacaagttctctgatttttaaGCATCTTCTAGTGAATATCTTCTGATTTCTtagctccatacaacaaagaactCATTTTTGGCTAAAAAAATGATCATTCCGAGGATTGGAAAACGCTAACCACCATTtttcttgacattttatggaccaaccaagttatcaattaatcgagaaactAACCGAAAGACaatcaaacattaaaacaatcattagttgcagccaaAACCTAAATTCCAATGCATATTTATACTTCATGTAATACTAACataatcacattaaaaacaattactgttaataataattacagcCCTTAATCATAAGCCGCCAATAATAGAGCAATCATTTGTGTCAatcctgaaataaaaacaccccGGTTTAGCTACAAAGGCCGCAATCCGAGTCCTGCGTTAAGATTAAAACAAATCTAACTGCACTGCTATCGTTTAAATCACTCTGGTGTTAATAGAGCTGTTAACAGAGACATGTTTACTCCCGAGGGTTTGTTTAATTACAAGAaatctacaaaacaaaatataacaaGGGCAAATACCCAAAAACTGGGCTAGGTCTATTTCCTGAAAAGCTAAAAGGGGTACGTAGTGGTAAAAGAACGTCTCATTGAAACGCGGGCTTTTACGTTAAACCGTGTATTCGTCCTGctcacaaacatttttttttatttaccgtTTACTTTCACGCAGGTGTGGGTGATGTTTAACGTACAAAAAACGAACGGTTCGTCTGCTACCAGACGCTAGTTTGTCGGCTACAGTGGCGGAGCTAAAGGCTAACAGCTAAGGCGCTAACAGCTAATGCTAAGCAAACAGCTGGACCTCCGTTCACATTATCTCCATCGATCTCACATCACAAGCCACATTTACGGTATCAGTCTCTCCCCGCGACGAGCTGCACGACATGCTAACGGAAATACAGGGAGGCGTGAGTCGGCGGCTCTACCGGGAGCTCACAGGCGGAGTCGCCTCGGCTAAGAAGCGGTTTTGATGTAAAGCGAGGCTCCGCTGCAGACGGACCCCGAATCAAACTAGGCCTCCCCGGAGCTGCAGGGGGAAATCCGCCTCCCGATGCAGAGCTCCTCGTatatgtaaaaaacaacaacaacaatatttacacaaaaataCGATTCACGCAAACATACCTGGCGTGATTATGGGCGGTTTTCGCTGCCGTCGCCAGCCTGAGGTCGATAGCTTTCGATTTGTCTGGGGCTCGGAGCACCGGCGGTGGAAGGGATGCGGTTGAAGCCGGACGCCATCCTCCTGCAGACGGACGGACACCGGAAACCGCCACGCAGCGatctgccgccgccgctgctgctgctacagccCCGACATGTACCACGTTGACCGAGAAGTCCGAAACAATCCGAGGAGGAAATAAAATCGCTCCAAGGGATCGACCGCAGAAGATTCCGTCAGATTTTTTTATAAAGGAGAATACGAGCCGATATCAGCATAGGCGTTTCTCCAGTGTGAcaccagggggcactgtttcacacattcacccaCACACTGACCTACAAAACA from Solea solea chromosome 5, fSolSol10.1, whole genome shotgun sequence harbors:
- the LOC131459906 gene encoding zinc finger protein 319-like, encoding MRSGRMTEAWQQQQHAVAPPSVVHTLAQTADNPLGCTVYGVVLQPDATLQQPHNGQQHAVQAQQPGLQVGGERGHKCGACGHDISHLANPHEHQCMVTQDRSFQCTQCMKIFSQATDLLEHQCVQVEQKPFVCGVCKMGFSLLTSLAQHHNSHGNGNNPMKCSICEKTYRPGSGNVTPTSSAANPQQPSTGESSGGGGVISASSPPSFEASAPDRPYKCSVCHKAFRHLSELTRHERVHTGEKPYKCDTCDKSFSQSSHLAHHQRTHSSERPYKCAVCEKSFKHRSHLVRHMYAHSGEHLFKCNLCEMHFKESSELLHHQCQPEGERPFRCGSCGKSFKRPSDLRQHERTHSEERPFQCEECQMSFKQQYALVRHRRTHKNPADRPFKCNLCDKGFLQPSHLLYHQQVHGMESLFKCASCQKSFSQSGELLRHKCGGEVEKPYKCDVCGKGYKKNSTLQRHQNSHCTEKPLKCSLCDKRFVSSSEFVQHRCDPTREKPLKCPDCEKRFRYSSELQRHRRVHTGEKPFKCASCDKSFKQREHLAKHQSVHSRETQFKCVWCGERFVDLTALQEHTVQHTAEGESFSEAPCIP